The Novosphingobium terrae genome has a window encoding:
- a CDS encoding polyprenyl synthetase family protein: MTAQIIPLRGQKGDAPAKPSLDPILALTAPGMNAVNAVILDRMQSEIPLIPALAGHLISGGGKRMRPMLTIACAELIGYQGNRHHKLAAAVEFIHTATLLHDDVVDGSDLRRGKETANIVFGNPATVLVGDFLFSRAFELMVEDGSLKVLKILAGASAIIAEGEVDQLTAQRQIETSEERYLSIIGAKTAALFCAACRIAAVVAERGEAEERALDDYGRNLGIAFQLADDAIDYDSDAHEMGKAKGDDFRDGKMTLPVILAYARGNDEERQFWRDAIAGFCTSDEDLAHAVKLIAKYDTVSATRERARHFAQRAIDAIAGFPASEARAAMGEAALFAVSRRY; encoded by the coding sequence ATGACTGCCCAGATTATCCCCCTCCGTGGCCAGAAGGGCGATGCGCCCGCCAAGCCCTCGCTCGACCCCATCCTGGCGCTGACCGCGCCGGGCATGAACGCCGTGAACGCGGTGATTCTCGACCGGATGCAGAGCGAGATCCCGCTGATCCCCGCGCTGGCCGGGCATCTGATCTCCGGCGGGGGCAAGCGCATGCGCCCCATGCTGACGATCGCCTGCGCCGAGCTGATCGGCTATCAGGGCAACCGCCACCACAAGCTGGCCGCCGCCGTGGAGTTCATCCACACCGCCACGCTGCTGCATGACGATGTGGTGGATGGTTCGGACCTGCGCCGCGGCAAGGAAACCGCCAACATCGTCTTCGGCAATCCCGCCACGGTGCTGGTGGGCGATTTCCTCTTCTCGCGCGCGTTCGAGCTGATGGTGGAAGACGGCAGCCTCAAGGTGCTGAAGATCCTCGCCGGCGCCAGCGCGATCATCGCCGAGGGCGAGGTCGACCAGCTGACCGCCCAGCGCCAGATCGAGACCAGCGAGGAGCGCTATCTCTCGATCATCGGCGCCAAGACCGCCGCGCTGTTCTGCGCCGCCTGCCGCATCGCCGCCGTCGTGGCCGAGCGCGGTGAGGCCGAGGAGCGTGCTCTGGACGATTACGGTCGTAATCTGGGCATCGCCTTCCAGCTGGCCGATGATGCCATCGACTACGATTCGGATGCTCACGAGATGGGCAAGGCCAAGGGCGACGATTTCCGCGACGGCAAGATGACCCTGCCCGTCATCCTCGCCTATGCGCGCGGCAATGATGAGGAGCGCCAGTTCTGGCGTGACGCCATCGCGGGCTTCTGCACCAGCGATGAGGATCTGGCCCACGCCGTGAAGCTGATCGCGAAGTACGATACGGTTTCGGCGACGCGTGAGCGTGCGCGCCATTTCGCCCAGCGCGCGATTGACGCGATTGCCGGTTTCCCCGCCAGCGAGGCGCGCGCCGCGATGGGCGAGGCGGCTTTGTTCGCGGTTTCCCGCAGGTATTAA